One Herbaspirillum rubrisubalbicans genomic window carries:
- the dut gene encoding dUTP diphosphatase — MKTIDIKILDPRMKDQLPAYATPGSAGLDLRACIDAPLTLAPGATHLVPTGLAIHLADPNYAAVILPRSGMGHKHGIVLGNLVGLIDSDYQGQLMISTWNRGSTEFVLNPMERLAQLVIVPVLQVGFNVVEEFDSSERGAGGFGSTGKH, encoded by the coding sequence ATGAAGACCATCGACATCAAGATCCTCGACCCCCGCATGAAAGACCAGCTGCCGGCGTATGCCACCCCCGGCAGCGCCGGCCTGGACCTGCGGGCCTGCATCGATGCCCCGCTCACGCTGGCGCCGGGTGCCACCCACCTGGTCCCGACGGGCCTGGCCATCCACCTGGCCGATCCCAACTACGCGGCGGTGATCTTGCCGCGCAGCGGCATGGGCCACAAGCATGGCATCGTACTGGGCAACCTGGTGGGCTTGATCGATTCGGACTACCAGGGTCAGTTGATGATCTCGACATGGAACCGCGGCAGTACCGAGTTTGTCCTAAATCCCATGGAACGTCTGGCGCAGCTGGTCATCGTGCCGGTCCTGCAAGTCGGCTTCAATGTTGTGGAAGAATTCGATAGCAGCGAACGCGGCGCCGGTGGTTTCGGTAGCACAGGCAAACACTGA
- the coaBC gene encoding bifunctional phosphopantothenoylcysteine decarboxylase/phosphopantothenate--cysteine ligase CoaBC: MDLAGKKIVLGLTGGVACYKAAMLARELGRAGASVHVVMTEGATHFMTAVTMQALTGNPVYTDQWDARMDNNMPHINLTRDADAVVIVPCSTDFIAKLAHGVCDDLLSTLCVARPARVPLLVAPAMNVEMWQNPATQRNVRQIQEDGIVLLGPDAGAQACGEVGEGRMLEPAQLLEDIIAAFQPKLLAGRRVLLTAGPTFEPIDPVRGITNLSSGKMGYAIARAAREAGAEVTLVSGPTALETPYGVHRVDVQTAQQMYEAVMAHVKEKDLFVAVAAVADWRVANASAQKLKKQDQQDTPHLEFVQNPDILAAVAALPQRPYCVGFAAESENLEQYGAAKRIRKNIPLLVGNIGHQTFGRDDNALMLFDDQGHSALPQADKQTLARQLVREIARRMSA, from the coding sequence ATGGATCTGGCTGGCAAGAAAATCGTACTGGGACTGACCGGCGGCGTGGCCTGCTACAAGGCTGCCATGCTGGCGCGCGAACTGGGCCGCGCCGGCGCCTCGGTGCACGTGGTGATGACCGAGGGTGCGACCCACTTCATGACGGCGGTGACCATGCAGGCGTTGACCGGCAACCCGGTCTACACCGACCAATGGGACGCGCGCATGGACAACAACATGCCGCACATCAATCTCACCCGCGATGCCGATGCGGTAGTGATCGTGCCCTGTTCCACCGACTTCATCGCCAAGCTGGCCCACGGGGTGTGTGACGACCTGCTCTCGACGCTGTGCGTGGCCCGTCCGGCACGCGTGCCGCTGCTGGTGGCGCCGGCCATGAACGTGGAGATGTGGCAGAACCCGGCCACCCAGCGCAACGTGCGCCAGATCCAGGAAGACGGCATCGTGCTGCTGGGCCCGGATGCCGGTGCCCAGGCCTGCGGTGAAGTCGGCGAAGGCCGGATGCTGGAGCCGGCGCAACTGCTGGAAGACATCATCGCCGCCTTCCAGCCCAAGCTACTGGCGGGCCGTCGTGTGCTGCTGACCGCCGGGCCGACCTTCGAGCCCATCGATCCGGTACGCGGCATCACCAATCTATCCTCCGGCAAGATGGGCTATGCGATTGCCCGTGCCGCCCGTGAGGCGGGCGCCGAGGTGACCCTGGTGTCCGGCCCGACGGCACTGGAGACGCCCTACGGCGTGCACCGGGTGGACGTGCAGACGGCGCAGCAGATGTATGAGGCGGTAATGGCCCATGTGAAGGAAAAAGACCTGTTCGTGGCCGTCGCGGCCGTCGCTGACTGGCGGGTGGCCAATGCCAGCGCGCAGAAACTGAAGAAACAGGACCAACAGGACACGCCGCACCTGGAGTTCGTCCAGAACCCCGACATCCTGGCCGCGGTCGCCGCCCTGCCCCAACGTCCGTATTGCGTGGGCTTTGCAGCGGAATCGGAAAACCTGGAGCAATACGGTGCGGCCAAGCGGATCAGGAAGAATATTCCACTGCTGGTGGGCAATATCGGCCACCAGACCTTCGGCCGCGATGATAACGCCCTGATGCTGTTCGACGACCAGGGCCACAGCGCCCTGCCGCAAGCCGACAAGCAAACCCTGGCACGCCAGCTGGTGCGCGAGATTGCGCGCCGCATGAGTGCCTGA
- the lspA gene encoding signal peptidase II: MATKKRSSSSGSSSSTQGLLPWLGIATIVLLLDQLSKITILKLFHYGESLPITGFFNLVLVYNKGAAFSFLAASGGWQRYLFTAIGIGAAIFIIHLLRRHPGQRMFCWALALILGGAIGNVIDRVVYGHVIDFLDVYVGNWHWPAFNLADSAICLGAVLFVVDELRRVSKK, encoded by the coding sequence ATGGCAACCAAAAAGCGCTCCTCCTCTTCCGGTTCTTCGTCCTCCACGCAAGGGCTGCTGCCCTGGCTGGGCATCGCCACCATCGTGCTGCTGCTGGACCAGCTCTCCAAGATCACCATCCTGAAACTGTTCCACTATGGCGAGTCGCTGCCCATCACCGGTTTCTTCAACCTGGTGCTGGTCTACAACAAGGGGGCGGCGTTCAGCTTCCTGGCCGCCAGCGGTGGCTGGCAGCGTTATCTGTTCACTGCCATCGGCATCGGCGCCGCCATCTTCATCATCCACCTGCTACGCAGGCATCCGGGCCAGCGCATGTTCTGCTGGGCGCTGGCGCTGATCCTGGGCGGTGCGATTGGCAACGTGATCGACCGCGTGGTCTATGGTCACGTGATCGACTTCCTGGACGTGTATGTGGGCAACTGGCACTGGCCGGCCTTCAACCTGGCCGATAGTGCGATTTGCCTGGGTGCGGTATTGTTCGTCGTGGACGAACTGCGCCGGGTATCGAAGAAGTAG
- the ileS gene encoding isoleucine--tRNA ligase, which produces MSNNESSAKPGKPEKAGKAPSKYPVNMTETAFPMRGDLAKREPQWVKEWQEKKVYQRIRKASAGRPKFILHDGPPYANGDIHIGHAVNKILKDTIVKARNMAGFDAQYVPGWDCHGMPIEIQIEKQFGKNLPVAEVQAKARTYAGEQIERQKADFIRLGVLGEWDNPYKTMNFSNEADELRALGKILEKGYVYRGLKPVNWCFDCGSALAEAEVEYQDKRDPAIDVGFPFAEHDKVATAFGLTELPTRNGYIVIWTTTPWTIPANQALNVHPEFDYALVETTRNGEATLLILAKDLVASCLERFGLEGKVIATTTGEKLSLIRFHHPLAKADAGYDRLSPVFLGEYVTADSGTGIVHSSPAYGIEDFISCKAHGMKDDDILNPVMGDGRYASWLPLFAGLTIWEASKPICDKLAEMGSLFKLVMFSHSYMHCWRHKSPIIYRATSQWFASMDNTPKDGGPSLRQTALQGIEDTAFFPGWGKARLHGMIANRPDWTLSRQRQWGVPMAFFVHKETGELHPRTPELIEQVAQRIEKSGIEAWQALDPKELLGADAEHYVKNRDTLDVWFDSGTTHQTVLRGSHAQQSQFPADLYLEGSDQHRGWFHSSLLTSSMLNGRAPYKALLTHGFVVDGEGKKMSKSKGNVVAPQKVSDSLGAEILRLWVASTDYSGELSISDEILKRVVEAYRRIRNTLRFLLANTSDFDPTQHAVPVAEMLEIDRYAIANMARLQAEVLAHFETYEFHPVVAKLQMYCSEDLGGFYLDILKDRLYTSGVESAARRSAQSAVWHITQSLLRLMAPILSFTAEEAWRYFASKEAYEASGETIFSQVYYTLPEVADADALLSKFAVLHEVRAAVTKQLEEVRIAGSIGSSLQAEVELKVSGEKAALLESLGDDLKFVLITSAARVTPVATAEEEAVVVTPSTHQKCERCWHYRADVGSHADHPGLCGRCYSNLFGQGEPRQFA; this is translated from the coding sequence ATGTCCAACAACGAATCCTCCGCCAAGCCAGGCAAACCGGAAAAAGCCGGCAAGGCCCCTTCCAAGTACCCGGTCAACATGACCGAGACCGCCTTCCCCATGCGCGGCGACCTCGCCAAGCGCGAGCCGCAATGGGTCAAGGAATGGCAGGAAAAGAAGGTCTACCAGCGCATCCGCAAGGCCTCGGCCGGTCGCCCCAAGTTCATCCTGCATGATGGTCCGCCGTATGCCAACGGTGACATCCACATCGGCCACGCCGTCAACAAGATCTTGAAGGACACCATCGTCAAGGCGCGCAACATGGCCGGCTTCGACGCCCAATACGTGCCGGGCTGGGATTGCCACGGGATGCCCATCGAGATCCAGATCGAAAAACAGTTCGGCAAGAACCTGCCGGTGGCCGAGGTGCAGGCCAAGGCACGCACCTATGCGGGCGAACAGATCGAACGCCAGAAGGCCGACTTCATCCGCCTGGGCGTGCTGGGTGAGTGGGACAACCCCTACAAGACCATGAACTTCTCCAACGAAGCCGATGAGCTGCGCGCCCTCGGCAAGATCCTGGAGAAGGGCTACGTCTATCGCGGTTTAAAGCCCGTGAACTGGTGCTTCGACTGCGGCTCGGCGCTGGCCGAAGCCGAGGTCGAATATCAGGACAAGCGCGACCCGGCCATCGACGTCGGCTTCCCCTTCGCCGAACATGACAAGGTCGCCACCGCCTTCGGCCTGACCGAGCTGCCGACCCGCAACGGCTACATCGTCATCTGGACCACCACGCCCTGGACCATCCCGGCCAACCAGGCGCTGAACGTGCATCCCGAATTCGACTACGCGCTGGTCGAGACCACCCGCAATGGCGAAGCCACCCTGCTGATCCTGGCCAAGGATCTGGTGGCCTCCTGCCTGGAACGCTTCGGCCTGGAAGGCAAGGTCATCGCCACCACCACCGGCGAGAAGCTCTCGCTGATCCGCTTCCACCATCCGCTGGCCAAGGCCGATGCCGGTTATGACCGTCTCTCGCCGGTATTCCTGGGCGAGTATGTGACCGCCGACAGCGGCACCGGCATCGTGCACTCGTCGCCAGCCTACGGTATCGAAGACTTCATCTCCTGCAAGGCGCACGGGATGAAGGATGACGACATCCTCAACCCGGTCATGGGCGATGGCCGCTATGCCTCCTGGCTGCCGCTGTTTGCCGGACTCACCATCTGGGAAGCCTCCAAGCCCATCTGTGACAAGCTCGCCGAAATGGGTTCGCTGTTCAAGCTGGTCATGTTCAGCCACAGCTACATGCACTGCTGGCGCCACAAGAGCCCGATCATCTATCGCGCTACCTCGCAATGGTTCGCCAGCATGGACAACACGCCCAAGGATGGCGGCCCCAGCCTGCGCCAGACTGCGCTGCAAGGCATCGAGGACACCGCCTTCTTCCCCGGCTGGGGCAAGGCGCGCCTGCACGGCATGATCGCCAACCGTCCAGACTGGACGCTGTCGCGCCAGCGCCAGTGGGGCGTGCCGATGGCCTTCTTCGTGCACAAGGAAACGGGTGAATTGCACCCGCGCACGCCGGAGCTGATCGAACAGGTCGCCCAGCGCATCGAGAAGAGCGGCATCGAAGCCTGGCAGGCACTGGACCCCAAGGAATTGCTGGGCGCGGACGCCGAGCACTACGTCAAGAACCGCGACACGCTGGACGTCTGGTTCGATTCCGGCACCACCCACCAGACCGTGCTGCGCGGCTCGCACGCACAGCAGTCGCAATTCCCGGCCGACCTCTACCTGGAAGGTTCGGACCAGCACCGTGGCTGGTTCCACTCGTCGCTCTTGACCTCCTCCATGTTGAATGGCCGCGCGCCCTACAAGGCCCTGCTCACGCACGGCTTCGTGGTCGATGGCGAGGGCAAGAAGATGTCCAAGTCCAAGGGCAACGTGGTGGCCCCGCAAAAGGTCTCGGATTCGCTGGGTGCAGAAATCCTGCGCCTGTGGGTGGCCTCGACCGACTATTCGGGCGAGCTGTCGATCTCGGATGAAATCTTGAAGCGCGTGGTGGAAGCCTACCGCCGCATCCGCAACACCCTGCGCTTCCTGCTGGCCAACACGTCCGACTTCGACCCGACGCAACATGCCGTGCCGGTGGCCGAGATGCTGGAAATCGACCGCTATGCGATCGCCAACATGGCGCGCCTGCAAGCGGAGGTGCTGGCGCACTTCGAGACCTATGAATTCCACCCGGTGGTGGCCAAGCTGCAGATGTACTGCTCGGAAGACCTGGGCGGCTTCTACCTGGACATCCTCAAGGACCGCCTCTACACCAGCGGCGTGGAGTCGGCGGCACGCCGCTCGGCCCAGAGCGCCGTGTGGCACATCACGCAGTCGCTGCTGCGCCTGATGGCACCGATCCTGTCCTTCACCGCCGAAGAAGCCTGGCGCTACTTCGCCAGCAAGGAAGCCTATGAGGCCAGCGGCGAAACCATCTTCTCGCAGGTCTATTACACCCTGCCGGAAGTGGCTGACGCGGATGCCCTGCTGTCCAAGTTCGCGGTGCTGCATGAAGTGCGCGCAGCGGTGACCAAGCAACTGGAAGAAGTGCGTATTGCCGGCAGCATCGGTTCTTCCCTGCAGGCCGAGGTGGAACTGAAGGTGTCGGGCGAGAAGGCGGCCCTGCTGGAGAGCCTGGGCGACGATCTGAAGTTCGTGCTCATCACCTCGGCTGCGCGTGTTACGCCAGTGGCCACGGCGGAAGAGGAAGCCGTGGTGGTCACCCCCTCGACGCACCAGAAATGTGAACGCTGCTGGCACTATCGCGCCGATGTCGGGTCTCATGCCGACCATCCTGGCCTGTGCGGCCGCTGCTACAGCAATCTGTTCGGCCAGGGCGAACCACGTCAATTCGCCTGA
- a CDS encoding bifunctional riboflavin kinase/FAD synthetase: MKVFRGLPTAESRAPCALTIGNFDGVHLGHQALLARVREAAGTLGLDAAVMTFEPHPREFFAQLAGTPERAPARIANLRDKLEALANSGIDRVVVEHFGSHFAALSPQDFIEKILVQGLHVRWLMVGDDFCFGARRAGTLATLVEAGQHYGFAVHALPTVTNAGVRISSSAVREALAAADFELSRQLLGHPYVISGRVVHGKKLGRTIGFPTLNMRVGHKRPALSGIFVVQVHGLADHPLPAVASLGVRPTVNDSGRVLLETHLLDFQGDCYGKLVRVEFLKKLRDEEKYVDLPTLTTAIARDVDHARAWFRENAGFAVSATDRI; this comes from the coding sequence ATGAAGGTATTTCGCGGACTTCCTACAGCCGAATCGCGCGCCCCGTGCGCGCTGACCATCGGCAATTTCGACGGCGTGCATCTGGGCCACCAGGCCTTGCTGGCGCGCGTGCGCGAGGCCGCCGGCACACTGGGGCTGGACGCGGCGGTGATGACCTTCGAACCGCATCCGCGAGAATTCTTCGCCCAACTGGCCGGTACTCCCGAACGCGCCCCGGCGCGCATCGCCAACCTGCGCGACAAGCTCGAAGCACTGGCCAACTCCGGTATCGACCGCGTGGTGGTGGAGCACTTCGGCAGCCACTTCGCCGCCCTCTCCCCGCAGGACTTCATCGAGAAGATCCTGGTCCAGGGCCTGCACGTGCGCTGGCTGATGGTGGGTGACGACTTCTGCTTCGGTGCGCGCCGCGCCGGCACCCTGGCCACCCTGGTCGAGGCCGGCCAACACTACGGTTTCGCGGTTCATGCACTGCCCACGGTGACCAATGCCGGCGTGCGCATTTCGTCATCGGCCGTGCGCGAGGCGCTGGCAGCGGCCGATTTCGAGCTGTCGCGCCAGTTGCTGGGCCATCCCTATGTCATCAGCGGGCGCGTGGTGCACGGCAAGAAGCTGGGCCGCACCATCGGCTTCCCCACCCTGAACATGCGCGTAGGCCACAAGCGCCCGGCCTTGTCGGGCATCTTCGTGGTGCAGGTGCATGGGTTGGCCGACCATCCTCTGCCGGCCGTGGCCAGCCTGGGGGTGCGCCCGACGGTGAACGACAGCGGCCGCGTGCTGCTGGAAACCCATCTGCTGGATTTCCAGGGCGACTGCTACGGCAAGCTGGTGCGGGTGGAATTCCTCAAGAAGCTGCGCGATGAAGAAAAGTACGTCGATCTGCCCACGCTGACCACCGCCATCGCACGCGATGTCGACCATGCTCGCGCCTGGTTCCGCGAAAACGCCGGCTTCGCGGTCTCGGCCACCGACCGAATTTGA
- a CDS encoding GntR family transcriptional regulator produces the protein MTVTVANPLAEQVYHRIKDDIFSFRLLPGDNFTETEMAQRQGVSRTPLRDALFRLQREGYLEVGFRRGWKVCPIDFDRLDNLYDLRIVLEMAALDKLCSQQQATAALEQLNAIWLVEPEAREADAVRVAELDEAFHTNLVAAAGNQEMTRVHTEVTEKIRIVRRLDFLKKKRIEATYEEHGKILQLIAKRKSTEAQILLRAHITQSKLEVRKITIWMLAEARQWQEPEAAAAR, from the coding sequence ATGACCGTCACCGTCGCCAACCCGCTCGCCGAACAGGTCTATCACCGGATCAAGGACGACATCTTCAGCTTCCGCCTGCTGCCGGGCGACAATTTCACCGAGACCGAGATGGCCCAGCGCCAGGGTGTCTCGCGCACGCCGCTGCGCGATGCGCTGTTCCGGCTACAGCGCGAGGGCTACCTGGAGGTGGGTTTCAGGCGCGGCTGGAAGGTCTGTCCGATCGACTTCGACCGCCTCGACAATCTCTACGACCTGCGCATCGTGCTGGAGATGGCGGCACTGGACAAACTGTGCAGCCAGCAGCAAGCCACGGCCGCACTGGAGCAGTTGAATGCCATCTGGCTGGTCGAGCCCGAAGCGCGCGAAGCCGACGCCGTCCGGGTGGCCGAACTGGATGAAGCCTTCCACACCAATCTGGTAGCTGCGGCCGGCAACCAGGAAATGACCCGGGTGCATACCGAGGTCACCGAAAAGATCCGCATCGTGCGCCGTCTGGACTTCCTCAAGAAAAAGCGCATCGAGGCCACCTACGAGGAGCACGGCAAGATCCTGCAACTGATCGCCAAGCGCAAGTCCACCGAAGCCCAGATCCTGCTGCGCGCCCACATTACGCAAAGCAAGCTGGAAGTCAGAAAGATCACTATCTGGATGCTGGCTGAGGCACGCCAGTGGCAGGAGCCCGAGGCGGCGGCGGCCCGCTGA
- the hpxZ gene encoding oxalurate catabolism protein HpxZ has product MMQVNLPHIVAEVEQAFADYEYALLINDIPALDRWFWYAPETVRYGVGEVLLGGQAIRQYRKTCTPVPASRKLQRTVVTTFGSDYATVSTEFTDHTSERIGRQMQTWVRMDQGWRIVAAHVSLMA; this is encoded by the coding sequence ATGATGCAAGTGAACCTGCCCCACATCGTGGCCGAGGTCGAACAAGCCTTTGCCGATTACGAATACGCCCTGCTCATCAATGACATCCCGGCGCTGGACCGCTGGTTCTGGTACGCCCCCGAAACGGTGCGCTATGGCGTGGGCGAAGTGCTGCTGGGCGGCCAGGCGATCCGCCAGTACCGCAAGACCTGCACGCCGGTGCCGGCCTCGCGCAAGCTGCAGCGTACCGTTGTCACCACCTTCGGCAGCGACTATGCTACGGTCTCCACCGAATTCACCGACCACACTTCGGAGCGTATCGGCCGCCAGATGCAGACCTGGGTGCGCATGGACCAAGGCTGGCGCATCGTCGCCGCCCATGTCAGCCTGATGGCATGA
- a CDS encoding cysteine hydrolase family protein, giving the protein MIHIDALPYPYQFHPRSTALVVIDMQRDFVEEGGFGSALGNDVRPLGAIVPTVAALLTLARAHQMLVVHTRESHLPDLSDCPRAKRLRGNPTLGIGDVGPMGRILVRGEPGNQILPQLAPIEGEIVIDKPGKGAFYATDLHAQLLERGITHLLIAGVTTEVCVQTSMREANDRGYECLVVQDACASYFPEFHRATLDMLTAQSGIVGWRAPLAQLQSAMAAYAGDHP; this is encoded by the coding sequence ATGATCCATATCGACGCACTCCCCTATCCCTATCAATTCCATCCGCGCAGCACGGCGCTGGTGGTGATCGACATGCAGCGCGACTTCGTCGAAGAAGGCGGTTTCGGTAGTGCGCTGGGCAATGACGTGCGGCCGCTGGGCGCCATCGTGCCGACCGTCGCCGCCCTGCTCACGCTGGCGCGCGCGCATCAGATGCTGGTGGTGCATACGCGTGAGTCGCACCTGCCCGATCTATCCGACTGCCCGCGCGCCAAGCGCCTGCGCGGCAATCCGACGCTGGGCATCGGCGACGTCGGGCCGATGGGCCGCATCCTGGTGCGCGGCGAGCCGGGCAACCAGATCCTGCCGCAACTGGCGCCCATCGAGGGCGAGATCGTCATCGACAAGCCCGGCAAGGGCGCCTTCTACGCCACCGACCTGCACGCGCAATTGCTGGAACGCGGCATCACCCATCTGCTGATCGCGGGCGTGACCACCGAGGTCTGCGTGCAGACCTCGATGCGCGAAGCCAATGACCGTGGCTATGAATGCCTGGTGGTGCAAGACGCCTGCGCCAGTTATTTCCCTGAATTCCATCGCGCCACGCTCGACATGCTCACTGCCCAGAGCGGCATCGTCGGCTGGCGGGCGCCGTTGGCGCAATTGCAGAGCGCCATGGCCGCCTATGCCGGAGACCACCCATGA
- a CDS encoding ABC transporter ATP-binding protein, producing MHALELEILNAGKSFGSFRALDEVSLKVRAGTIHALLGENGAGKSTLVKGLVGYSPLDQGSILADRREVDIRSARLPHQLGIGMVYQHFTLAPSLTVAENLLLARGDLPWRIRWGSERAVLEEFMARMPFKLATERLVSSLSAGEKQKLEILKQLYLRRRFLILDEPTSVLTPQEADEVLGLMHALTRQQELTVLMITHKFNEVSAYADDVTVLRKGRLVASAKVAETSPDALAHWMMGHAREEKLAVARAAVPPQAAIGLEVKDLTVNNDRGVAAVRALSLQVKHGEIVGLAGISGNGQKELVEALLGQRRHLLGQIRVEGAPYAATREEMRRLRVFALPEEPLRNACIPGMSVAENMALRHFDVAPFKRGGWRIDRGAMKRQAQALIAAFNVKPPVPERPIGTLSGGNVQRAVLARELGEEDLDGAANVLIVANPVFGLDFASVADIHARLLQARARGAAVLLVSEDLDELLELSDRILVMTEGRIVHVAQDVATQGADRAALGRWMAGHHDQPAHAEAA from the coding sequence ATGCACGCCCTTGAGCTGGAGATCCTCAATGCCGGCAAGTCCTTCGGCAGCTTCCGCGCCCTCGATGAGGTTTCGCTGAAGGTGCGCGCCGGCACCATCCATGCGCTTCTAGGTGAGAATGGCGCGGGCAAGAGCACGCTGGTCAAAGGGCTGGTCGGCTATAGCCCGCTCGATCAGGGCAGCATCCTGGCCGACCGCCGCGAGGTGGACATCCGCAGCGCACGCCTGCCACACCAGCTCGGCATCGGCATGGTCTACCAGCACTTCACGCTGGCGCCCAGCCTGACGGTGGCCGAGAACCTGCTGCTGGCGCGTGGCGACCTGCCCTGGCGCATCCGCTGGGGCAGCGAACGCGCGGTACTGGAAGAATTCATGGCGCGGATGCCCTTCAAGCTGGCCACCGAACGCCTGGTGAGTAGCCTCTCGGCCGGCGAAAAGCAGAAGCTGGAAATCCTCAAGCAACTCTACCTGCGCCGCCGCTTCCTGATCCTCGATGAACCGACCTCGGTGCTGACTCCACAGGAAGCCGACGAAGTGCTGGGCCTGATGCACGCCTTGACGCGCCAGCAAGAGCTCACCGTGCTGATGATCACCCATAAGTTCAACGAAGTGAGCGCCTATGCCGACGATGTGACGGTGCTGCGCAAGGGGCGACTGGTGGCCAGCGCCAAGGTGGCCGAAACCAGCCCCGATGCCCTCGCCCATTGGATGATGGGCCATGCACGTGAAGAAAAATTAGCGGTGGCCCGTGCTGCCGTGCCGCCACAGGCGGCCATCGGGCTGGAGGTGAAGGATCTTACCGTCAACAATGATCGCGGCGTGGCTGCCGTGCGCGCCCTGTCGCTGCAGGTGAAGCATGGCGAGATCGTCGGCCTGGCCGGCATCTCCGGCAATGGCCAGAAGGAACTGGTGGAAGCCCTGCTGGGCCAGCGGCGCCACCTGCTGGGCCAGATCCGGGTGGAGGGCGCGCCCTACGCCGCCACCCGTGAAGAGATGCGGCGTCTGCGCGTCTTTGCGCTGCCGGAAGAACCGCTGCGCAATGCCTGCATCCCCGGCATGAGCGTGGCCGAGAACATGGCCTTGCGTCATTTCGACGTGGCGCCCTTCAAGCGCGGCGGCTGGCGCATTGACCGCGGCGCCATGAAACGCCAGGCGCAAGCGCTGATCGCCGCCTTCAACGTCAAGCCACCGGTGCCGGAACGCCCCATCGGCACGCTCTCCGGCGGCAACGTGCAGCGTGCCGTGCTGGCGCGCGAGCTGGGCGAGGAAGACCTGGACGGTGCGGCCAATGTGCTCATCGTCGCCAATCCGGTCTTCGGGCTGGACTTCGCCTCGGTGGCCGACATCCACGCCCGCCTGCTGCAAGCCCGCGCACGTGGCGCAGCGGTGCTGCTGGTGAGCGAAGACCTGGATGAATTGCTGGAACTGTCCGACCGCATCCTGGTGATGACCGAGGGCCGCATCGTGCATGTGGCGCAGGACGTGGCCACGCAAGGTGCCGACCGCGCCGCCCTGGGCCGCTGGATGGCCGGACATCACGATCAACCTGCTCACGCCGAGGCCGCATGA
- a CDS encoding cysteine hydrolase family protein has translation MSALYIQAEPYPWPYDGALTPANTALIVIDMQTDFCGIGGYVDKMGYDLSLTRAPIEPIKTVLAAMRAGGYTIIHTREGHRPDLSDLPANKRWRSRQIGTDGVGIGDAGPCGRILVRGEPGWEIIPELAPIAGEIIIDKPGKGSFCATDLEMILHTRGIRNIVLTGITTDVCVHTTMREANDRGFECVMLSDCCGATDYSNHLAALSMIKMQGGVFGAVSDSAALIDVIGA, from the coding sequence ATGTCCGCACTCTACATCCAGGCCGAACCCTATCCCTGGCCCTATGACGGCGCACTGACCCCGGCCAATACCGCACTCATCGTCATCGACATGCAGACCGACTTCTGCGGCATCGGCGGCTACGTCGACAAGATGGGCTACGACCTGTCATTGACGCGCGCTCCCATCGAGCCGATCAAGACAGTGCTGGCCGCCATGCGCGCCGGGGGCTATACCATCATCCATACCCGCGAAGGCCACCGTCCCGATCTCTCCGACCTGCCCGCCAACAAGCGCTGGCGTTCGCGCCAGATCGGTACCGATGGCGTGGGCATCGGTGACGCTGGTCCGTGTGGCCGCATCCTGGTGCGGGGTGAACCGGGCTGGGAAATCATTCCCGAACTGGCCCCCATCGCCGGCGAGATCATCATCGACAAACCCGGCAAGGGTTCCTTCTGCGCCACCGACCTGGAAATGATTCTGCACACGCGTGGCATCCGCAACATCGTGCTGACCGGCATCACCACCGACGTCTGCGTGCACACCACCATGCGCGAAGCCAATGACCGCGGCTTCGAATGCGTGATGCTGTCGGACTGCTGTGGCGCGACCGACTACAGCAACCACCTGGCAGCGCTGTCCATGATCAAGATGCAGGGCGGCGTGTTCGGTGCCGTCTCCGATTCGGCGGCACTGATCGATGTGATCGGGGCCTGA